From the genome of Cydia fagiglandana chromosome 27, ilCydFagi1.1, whole genome shotgun sequence:
aaattgcagaaatgttctcggaaatttcagagaaattacatgaaagaaacttagaaagttctctgtgagaatgttcccatgagaactttaacgttttgtcaagcgtggctcactccacgatttcgttgctttgctacaggtagctaaaagtacatccgttcgaccccaattttggggtttgccataagccgcgcgtggtgctgtcgccacctagcggccatatctgtgctgatcgtgagagacgcgttttgttagagagtgagtcttccgtacctagtactattatttattctgtggttttgtgtaatatataatattacacgccacataacagtaaagcgggcaggcgaaatatttaaaatggcatgtgtctacgtcggtcttgacacgattagattgtttattaaatttaaattccagagaatattcttcgtagaagtttcgcaacttaagaaacttctccATTGTGCATTGCTACCCGCCGTCCGTGCATCTCCTCCCGTGCGTATATCCAGTAACACCACTCCACTTGACATGTATGTTGGTATTGCAAACGTAAGTGAATCTGAATCATCTTTTTCAGGAGACGACTCAAAGCTACAACTCGCCGAAAAGCAATCATTCAACCGGACAACAAATATCAACAACCTAGTTATGCGTTTGGATAAGACTCACAACAGAAAACAGCTGTTTTGTGCTCAGGATTTCCATTTTCAACGTCTACCGACTGCAGATGGCGCTATCATCGATAGGTACCGGGAGCTTGCTAAATCGAAAATAATAAAGTTGGTACATAAAAATAGTGATAATGAAATTGGTGATAACAATAATAACATTGAACAAGGAAAAGATAGTAATTTAACGACAAGTGAAGATGACGCTGAAGATGGGAACAAAGCTGAAAAAAATATAGGAAAAGGTATTAACAATTTGAGTGATTGTATATGGGGTCATGCCATTAATTACttaggcagaaaccgaactttcgattgtcgtgtttcgaTGTGACATTCATGGTGTCAATGAGGTATGTTTACTGAATGTGCTagtggtgccacctacgcagagctttgcctaatatttcTTAGGGGTTATTCATAAATGACGTCATTTCTGGATGATTTTAGGAAGGGTCAaagggggtcaaaaatagatgacgtaatgtATGGACATCCCCTTATTGGGGAACCTCTTGCGTACCGAGCCGTGGTATTTTACCGTTACGCCAGTTAGTTACGCCACTGCAAGATTTTCAAGAACTTCAGTTTTGACAACCAGAGTCAAATTATTTGCAGGTACTAACGGATCGCCTTGGTTGCGCTTCCCACTCGTGGTAGTTATCCCTGTGGCAGTTATTGCTGTGGCTGCAGTACTCGCAGCAGTATGGTTTCGATGTGGCCGACGCGCGAAAACAGAGGACGGACACGACAATAACGAGGTCACTTTTGTTagtaaaaaaatagttatttgttttacaaggtggcaaagttgttgtttagccgctcgtgctaatattgatacccgagtaagcgaaagattccaaaattgaaccacgagcgtagcgagtggttctaaaaatggaatcttgagcgttgcgagggtttcaaagcacgagggttaaacaaaatttgcccccgagtgaaacacaaaaattttcaccacaccaacccgaagcaaatattaaatttaaaacatcaaacaaaatcaaatccaaatgaaagttattaaatatttatcatctaaaatcatcgtttaaaagtcaattccaccagcaaacataagaaaacaactcaacatTTGCGTtttattactttgtctcacacgtgaataaaatgcaattttgctatcagtttttgaagtgcaaagtaagcctttccaagctggtgtggtgaaaagataaTTTATTATCAGTCAACTAAAGCCAATAGATACCCTAACAGACGTGGTTCCCATTAAGTCCAGTGACGCCCTCATTAGGGGAATTgtgtccctttcaaaccaattgatataaagttgtatccagacgagacaatttttcgccaatctgatgaaattctccgatcgaacagagccgtgcggacgcaaataccaatttgattccccgatcacatcagcaggtgcggacacaaaaatgccaattttcatagtagaatgcaaattggtgatttaatttgtgtacgtgtggacgctagatgagattgaacAATTATTTTTCTGAACAAATCGACTAATTTCGTCATATATAAttccgtctggataccccttaagaaaacgggacgacactacagtgttgccactttttaatttctactcttttttgacAAGCTGTAGGTAAATCAAGGGCACCGTTTTAATCTAAAGCAtatcgtcactactttgaaaaaatctcgtatctcgcactgctactcaaagttaaaacgcagtaactctgtatgcataccatacatagttaccacatttttatttttattgacagaacaagatacgagtttttttcaaagtagtcacgatattattcattattttaccaGGATTCTACGGAGGTGACATACGCAGCGTTGGATTTCGTTCCAAAAAAAGATGCTCCGCCAAACATTCCACCATCTACAGACTCAAAAGTTAGTATTTTTTGCTTATGTTTAGCAATGTACAGTCATTagtagaagttgctaagcgggcgaggtgttcataattaccttgacacgctcttattctcttaagaaagtcgcgtcaagatcattttgaactcctggcccgcttaacaacttctgctgctgactgtatgtaccTTTGTCTGTActgtcagccaagaaagtggtttaccacttttcgactctatcaatcagatgatagagtcgaaaagtggtagaccactttcttggctgactatacctATAAGTATGTGTCGGTAGGAGGATTGAGGTATAGTTTGtcgatttgtagctggccccgagccgctaatcctttgtctattgttaaggaaaccgcacgtgctacttacctgcagaAAGGGCCAGACACATGGTTATGATTAATTGATTGCAAAAAAGATAGTATAGAGAcgattaggggtcatccattaattacgtcacaccaatttctaggttttttgacccctccccccccttgtcacacttggtcacatttggcaaacccctcccccctagtgtgacgtcacattttttctacaaaatcgccaaatcgaattaagtaagtacctaagtattattaatattttatcaacatatttttgacgatataaatattagtaattttataacccaaaactgcttaggaaagaaaattaaacgaataaaaacgattatcgttttaaaaacttgttatttaaatgtacagcgaactaaataatttaaataaattttcggttactgatgaagttaaagtgacgtcacaaagtttgtgtctcccccctcccccatgtcacaatatgtcacattttcttgaccccctccccctaaacgtgtgatgtaattcatggatgaccccttacctgCAAAAAGGGCCAGACACATCGTTATGATTAATTGATTGCAAAAAAAGATAGagacgaatgaacgaatgagtaaaggatgactcacgctatatCGGGCCGAGGtcaggccggagcttccggccaCGAAAAGTccgaaagcatcacgtgatcaccgatcagccatcATAGACAATGACAAGTCGGCAGATTGTCGGACGCATGAATCTAtattaaactggattgggcatgagtggtggggataactgacagaacgggatagttttatgtatctttcagtaggagtagcagcgaaagcgctattattgtttgtccttgtcacagtctcacattttatttattccccaccttttttttagtattgataatggtgggcaacaaatgaattcgaccaatcacagtgtcgcatttgcgtatgttttgtccctcacggaggcacgcgtataccacttctataggatgctacgtCTATGGTCGGACGCCTCGTCCCGGGGCTCATTTCTtgaacgatattagtctaatattattagtgtgttgtcatggcaacccatttgacagttcgtggactaataatattagtctaatcaagggcccaaccttttctgttctctttcacgacgcagcaactagtatcatttctctctctcctcgctcttttaaaatgccgtttgtcaaaaaaggacaaccatactgttgacaaggtggacttcaaatcaagtgttgcctttcttgatgcgcccaggctgtgtatgtgtgcgtaaaagcgtataagTGTGCTcctttagggatgtgaaaagtcgattttaatcatgttatatatcgataaacgctacacagcggaacgaagtAGCGATTaagtgaagcttcaatatcttcgttaaacataaacataattgaaatgctaatggataatgaatatattataatataattcaattattgcggaacacctattttaggaggtatttatgtattttaattaaatatatgaacTTTcacttggttccctgctggggcgtgactataaaattgtgatctgataaccacaataaagaataaaagcgtttttggtcattttaggtatcgttaagcctttgaagtaaaatttaaattgcaagaaatgtcgatagtttatcgatatgactttatcgacatggctacagcaacgtgggcctcattgttaaacgtacactaaacaaaagtggcaacagtgacagctcgctgagacaccgtctttatataattataagtctatgagtctaatatcgttcgagaaatgggcccccggtctagcgtgagtcatccttaaatatGATAAGTGTacgactagagttagaccaagaaaagtctgcagcgattttgataggccgcgcagtgcaagtgttattttttacgtcaaacttctatgaaattatgacgcataaataacacttgcactgcgtgggctatcaaaatttctgcagactttttttcttggtctaactctaccataGTTTTTAAGCTAAATATCttgtttttacacgactgcccaaacaaaaagagtgtactgttttcagcgttcatgtttgtatgtatatatgtatttatttatgtgagtttctttattccaccttaacttctgaatgccttaaccgatttagatgtatgatacatcattagaatccttacgttaTCCCGGGTGActtaggctatgtgacgtcattataaaaacaatatggcggacttaatacgcGATATAACGCAacctttagaaaaaaatatcgtgcaaacctatcgagtggggtatCAAAATGAAGGGCTTTGAAAGCCGATTGATGCAACATGTgggtttaagtttaattttgagAAATTAAGAAATGACAAAATATGTTAAGAGAAGATAATCTCataaaaccaaatattattattaaatgggATACTTATTATAAAAGGAAGGAGTTTGACCGCTgaccataaaataatataattatattagcgTCGGGCGTAGGCCGACATACGTGCATTACGTGCACgttgtacgcgttccaaagctgggcggcttcgactttctcatactaaaagtgtcgtaatacgtgacacgctgtacgcttaccaaatccgggcgccttcggcgccctcatacctactcaaagcgtcgggcgtagcccgacgtacatgGTGCGCtggacgcgttccaaagccgagcgccttaggcgccctcatactaaaagtgtcgggcgtagcccgacgtacgtgacacggtGACGCTTACCAAATCCATAGGCTTAGGcataacccgacgtacgtggtgcGGTGTACGttccgggtgccttcggcgccctcatactaaaagtgtatacgcgttccaaagttcgactttctcatactaaaagtgtcgggcgtagcccgacgtacgtgacgcgctacacgcgttccaaagctgggcgacttcgactttctcatattaaaagtgtcgggccTAGCACGACGTACgtgcgcgctgtacgcgttccaaagctgggcgacGTCGACTTtgtcatactcaaagcgtcgggcgtagcccgacgtacgtggcgcgttGCACGCGGTCCCAACcaaggcgacttcgactttttcatactaaaagtgtagagcgtagcccgacgtacgtgacacgctatACACTTACTAattccgggcgccttcggcgccctcatacccaaagcgtcgggcgtagcccgacgtacgcggtgCACTGTACACGTTCAGAAGCCGGGTGCCTCGTACGtaacacgctgtacgcttaccaaatccgggcgccgccggcgccctcatactcaaaacgtcgggcgtagcccgacgtacgtgtcgcgctacacgcgttccaaagctgggcgacttcgactttctatTATGAAAAGTGTCGGGCCTAGCCCGATGTACGTGCGCgctgcacgcgttccaaagctggacGACTTCTACTgtctcatactcaaagcgtcgggcgtagcccgacgtacgtgacccGCTGTACGCTtaacaaagccgggcgccttcgacgccgtcatgctcaaagcgtcgggcgtagcccgacgtacgtggtgcGCTGTACATGTTCCAAAACTgggccctcatactaaaagtgtacgcgttccaaagttcgacttactcatactaaaagtgtcgggcgtagcccgacttacGTGGCGTGCtacacgcgttccaaagctgggcgacttcgactttctcatatgAAAAGTGTCTGgcctagcccgac
Proteins encoded in this window:
- the LOC134677886 gene encoding uncharacterized protein LOC134677886 isoform X2, which translates into the protein MNFSCKIAGKPGDLISWYQKKDSHRGLILLHRTQLMNSDSINFTLQWTPEQSDNNTQIYCVHEDLNKNTSTGFNSPITITFSNNIAPRKSSVTVTPDENAVYYEINKTLSLVCNGTDPVDGQELTWYIQGDDSKLQLAEKQSFNRTTNINNLVMRLDKTHNRKQLFCAQDFHFQRLPTADGAIIDRYRELAKSKIIKLVHKNSDNEIGDNNNNIEQGKDSNLTTSEDDAEDGNKAEKNIGKGTNGSPWLRFPLVVVIPVAVIAVAAVLAAVWFRCGRRAKTEDGHDNNEDSTEVTYAALDFVPKKDAPPNIPPSTDSKSSGEVTYAALAFSARPEDTPRLRIDQSSDYATIMASQAFTGQS
- the LOC134677886 gene encoding uncharacterized protein LOC134677886 isoform X1 — its product is MNFSCKIAGKPGDLISWYQKKDSHRGLILLHRTQLMNSDSINFTLQWTPEQSDNNTQIYCVHEDLNKNTSTGFNSPITITFSNNIAPRKSSVTVTPDENAVYYEINKTLSLVCNGTDPVDGQELTWYIQGDDSKLQLAEKQSFNRTTNINNLVMRLDKTHNRKQLFCAQDFHFQRLPTADGAIIDRYRELAKSKIIKLVHKNSDNEIGDNNNNIEQGKDSNLTTSEDDAEDGNKAEKNIGKGTNGSPWLRFPLVVVIPVAVIAVAAVLAAVWFRCGRRAKTEDGHDNNEVTFDSTEVTYAALDFVPKKDAPPNIPPSTDSKSSGEVTYAALAFSARPEDTPRLRIDQSSDYATIMASQAFTGQS